A genomic segment from Garra rufa chromosome 5, GarRuf1.0, whole genome shotgun sequence encodes:
- the LOC141334340 gene encoding uncharacterized protein has product MPPKKASVEPIAAIPKDVENEAAETKPDVPESSNSKAAGRKVSPHPSTMEMVKEALKELDSRKGVSTQAIRGYIKEKYTTVDETRLKFMVRRALNKGIDTGVFVRPANSGSTTTGAQGRFRIAKTKAKEAKTQSKENSDPNVEKATKPKKVKTTKAKSEGASKEKKPAKKKEAGDDAKPKMPERDGTASKVAPAKKPKAKNAAGEGGTEPKPSKAKKASKASKEGVEEPAAKKAGKKTAAKAEEGKSGEKGAAAAVKAPGKRGKK; this is encoded by the exons ATGCCTCCCAAAAAAGCCTCTGTAGAACCAATTGCTGCAATCCCAAAGGATGTTGAGAATGAAGCTGCTGAAACAAAACCAG ATGTTCCTGAAAGCTCAAACAGCAAAGCCGCTGGACGCAAAGTTTCTCCACACCCATCCACCATGGAGATGGTGAAAGAAGCTCTGAAAGAGCTGGACTCCAGAAAGGGTGTTTCTACTCAGGCCATCCGGGGCTACATCAAAGAGAAATACACAACCGTGGATGAGACGCGGCTAAAGTTTATGGTGCGACGAGCTCTGAACAAAGGCATTGACACTGGTGTGTTTGTGAGGCCTGCAAATTCTGGGTCAACAACAACTGGTGCCCAAGGGCGCTTTCGG ATTGCCAAGACCAAAGCAAAGGAGGCCAAGACACAGTCAAAGGAAAACTCTGATCCCAATGTAGAGAAAGCAACCAAACCTAAGAAAGTGAAGACAACTAAAGCCAAGAGTGAAG GAGCGAGCAAAGAAAAGAAGCCCGCGAAGAAAAAGGAGGCCGGAGAC GATGCTAAGCCTAAGATGCCTGAGAGAGATGGCACTGCCTCAAAGGTGGCCCCTGCTAAGAAGCCAAAGGCGAAGAATGCTGCAGGGGAGGGTGGAACTGAGCCCAAACCGAGCAAAGCTAAAAAAGCCTCTAAAGCATCAAAAGAGGGAGTTGAGGAACCAGCAGCTAAGAAAGCCGGAAAGAAAACTGCAGCAAAGGCGGAGGAGGGCAAATCGGGAGAGAAAGGTGCTGCAGCCGCTGTGAAAGCCCCGGGGAAACGAGGAAAGAAGTGA